Within the Flammeovirga agarivorans genome, the region ATGCACCAAGGTCGGGTAGGGATTCCTAACGTATATCACGTAGCGCGTCACGCTGGATGCTATACGGTGGTACTGGATGAGCTGGAACCATGCCAGCGCAGAGAGAACGATGAGCACGACCACTACGCAGACCTCGCGTATTACTTTGTCGAGTGTGACTATGCGCCCGAGGAGCACAACGAGAAGGACATAGCGTTTATCGAGACGTGCCAAATGATTCGCAAGTTCTTCCATGGTATCGCGTCCTTTGATATGCATAGCGGTAACATCATGTTTACCAAAGACGGCAGGCCAGTGATTACCGACCCGGTGTCATTCTCAGCGGACCGGGACCGTGAGCCTTTCTCACTGGAACCTGAGGAACTGCTCGCAGAGATTGAGCAGATAGCCACCACCAAGATGATTGAACGCTGTAAGCGCAACAAGGCAAAGCGTGACCCGAACGGGGAGCTGCGC harbors:
- a CDS encoding protein kinase yields the protein YWQTLKIKAKDAGFNLLGNGHFSAAFKHELLPGKVIKVGFKKEDSGAAYVAFCRMHQGRVGIPNVYHVARHAGCYTVVLDELEPCQRRENDEHDHYADLAYYFVECDYAPEEHNEKDIAFIETCQMIRKFFHGIASFDMHSGNIMFTKDGRPVITDPVSFSADRDREPFSLEPEELLAEIEQIATTKMIERCKRNKAKRDPNGELRIARRKANKERRARRKAHARWREERERINAEALKFDLAKVAKRVHAWMACDGLAIQQGRGLPVDNYLQGRLMG